The stretch of DNA CCTGCGGACTGTCTTCCATTCCCTTATATTCTTTTTTATATTTATCAATGATGTCCTTTACCCCTTTAATTTTATTAATAAATTCATTTGTAATAATCTCTGCTTCATCTTTCTTAGAGACCACATGGGGCGTAAGCATGACAATCAGTTCAGTTTTGGTTGTTGACTCAGTTGTGTAACGGAATAGGTATCCTAAAATTGGAATAGAACTCAGAAGTGGAATGCCGGTATAAGTTTTTTCTTTATTTTCTTTTATTATGCCGCCTATGATTAATGCCTGATTATCAGGGACAACCACAGAGGTCTTGACCTCGCGCTTTGTAAAAGCAGGATATGAAGATCCACCAACTGTAGTATTAACCGTTTTTGTGCCAGAGACTTCTTGAGTTACATCAAGCACAACAGTCTTTTCATCATTAATACTTGGCTTTATCTTAAGCTTCACGCCGACAGTTTTGTATTGGATGGTATTCGTTGTTGTGGAAGTACTCCCACCTGCTTCTGATGATGCTGTGCTTGTTGCTGTTGGTATTTCCTCTCCAACATCTATGCTTGCCTCCTGCTGGTCCCGCACAAGGAGCCGAGGGCTTGAGAGGACATTAACTTTTCCATCGCTTGCCATTGCATTAATTAATGCCATAAGACGTTCAGGTTTATATAATAAATATGAAAGACCACCAGATACCCCTGTAGCTAAAGTAGGCGCTGTTGTAGGAAGAGGTGATACGTCTGAGCCTGAATAACTGCTTTGTGTAAGGTTATCAAAAGTATTTTTCCCGAGAAGCGACCACTGGATACCAAACTGCGTAGAATCAGAAAGCGTCACCTCTGCTATTAGCACCTCAATCAAGACCTCTTTTGGATAAATATCAAGTCTTTTTATAGTCTCTGATATCTCTCTGTACATGCCTGATGATGCAAGAATTACCAGCGAGTTTGTGGGCTCGTAAGTGATAATTTTGACCCTGCTGAAGCCTGTCTCTCCGGGCCTTGCCTGAGCCGCTGACGCCGGTTGTTTTCCCCCGGGCGTTGGCGGAGGCGCAGTTGCCGCGGGTTTCCCGCTTTCATCTGATTCATAAAGCGTCTTAAGTATGCTTGCAATGCCGTCAGCCTTTCCATTCTGGACACGGTAAACAAAGATGTTTTGTCCTGTCGTAGATTCCTCGTCAAGTTTTTTAATCCAGTCTTCCACTGTGCTGAGGAGATTCGGGCTTGAAGAGAAGACTATCATGCTGTTAATCCGTTCAATAGGAATGAATGCAATGCCTTCTTTCCCTATATTCAGGGCATTGATTATCTCAGTAATCTCCTTGGAAAGGGTCTTTACGTCGGAGTATTTTGGCTGAAAAAATCTCATTCTCGTATTTTGAAATGCATTAACATCAATCTCGGCAAGAATATCCAGCAGGCGTTTGATGTTTGAGGCCAGGTCGTTTATGATGAGCAGGTTATTCCTTGGATTAGGGATAATGCTTCCAAAAGGAGAGAGCAGGGGCTGAAGCACTGAATTAGCCTCATTTGCAGTGATATATTCAACCGGCACTATCTGCGTAATCGGGATATCAGTTGCAGGAGAAAGCGTATCTGCGTTACTTTTGAAAATCTCAATAGGTCTTTGCTTTGCCGTGGGACCCTGAATAATTTTGTAAAAA from Nitrospirota bacterium encodes:
- the gspD gene encoding type II secretion system secretin GspD; this translates as MANNFYSNLQITGKILLILLVLLLYIPANGFSQEKAQATEPSPVITSPMPPAPPSIAPEAQPSVVPAVPQLPTEQTKPVVRSKEDSYIILNFDNANLRDVINTVSAISEENFIISPGVDARVTIHSSKKVPVSEILSIFESILEINGLAMVKSGLFYKIIQGPTAKQRPIEIFKSNADTLSPATDIPITQIVPVEYITANEANSVLQPLLSPFGSIIPNPRNNLLIINDLASNIKRLLDILAEIDVNAFQNTRMRFFQPKYSDVKTLSKEITEIINALNIGKEGIAFIPIERINSMIVFSSSPNLLSTVEDWIKKLDEESTTGQNIFVYRVQNGKADGIASILKTLYESDESGKPAATAPPPTPGGKQPASAAQARPGETGFSRVKIITYEPTNSLVILASSGMYREISETIKRLDIYPKEVLIEVLIAEVTLSDSTQFGIQWSLLGKNTFDNLTQSSYSGSDVSPLPTTAPTLATGVSGGLSYLLYKPERLMALINAMASDGKVNVLSSPRLLVRDQQEASIDVGEEIPTATSTASSEAGGSTSTTTNTIQYKTVGVKLKIKPSINDEKTVVLDVTQEVSGTKTVNTTVGGSSYPAFTKREVKTSVVVPDNQALIIGGIIKENKEKTYTGIPLLSSIPILGYLFRYTTESTTKTELIVMLTPHVVSKKDEAEIITNEFINKIKGVKDIIDKYKKEYKGMEDSPQ